In bacterium, the sequence TCATTCCGCTATATTCGGTATGAAATCCAGCAACGAGTTCTGATTCCGCTTCCGGAATATCGAACGGGGTTCGGTTGGTTTCAGCGGTGGCTGCAATGAAATAAATAATAAACGCAAGTGGCTGGATGAAAATAAACCATGCGGATTTCTGCGCTTCAACAATTGATACCATGCTCAACGACCCAACCATCATTACGACACTTATAACGGATAACAGCAACGGGACCTCATAACTCACAATCTGGGCAACAGTTCGCATCCCGCCGATGAGAGAATATTTATTATACGAGCTCCACCCAGCCATAAAAATTCCGATAACCGCGATACTTCCGATAGCTAAAATATATAACAAACCTAAATTCAAATCTTTCGGAATCAATCCTTTATCAAATGGGATAACCAGAAAAGCCATAAATGCTGGGAACATAACCACGACCGGCGCCGCTAGATACGGCAGTTTATCAACTTTTTCCGGCATAATATTTTCTTTTAGCAGCAATTTAATCGTATCTGCAATGCTCTGGAGTATTCCATGGTATCCTACGCGCATCGGACCGAGTCGCGATTGAATATGCGCACTAACCTTTCGTTCCATCCAGATAACGAAAAATCCATGGATAGCAATAAATGCCGCAATAACTCCAGCAACTAAGAACATAAACGCTACATCCGTTCCGAATACTATCCATTCCGTCAAAACTGGCGGAAGCCCGTTCTCTGTGCATATATCACGTACGAGGTTTAATATTGTTATTGCTAATCGCTGTAAATCTACCATAATTGCAAATACCAAATACCAAGTATCAGGTGCTAAAAAAGAAATTTTTACCCTTTTCCATCGACTTACTTATCTGTCCAATTCGCCCATGACCATATCTAAACTACCGCCAATAGCAACAATATCCGCTACTTTCCATCCTTTCGCAATTTCCGGTAGAACACTCAGATTGCTAAAACACGCTGACCGGATTTTAAGCCGATACGGTTTTGGTGTTCCATCGCTGATAATATAGAAGCCAATTTCACCGCGCGGCGCTTCGGTTCGGAAATACAATTCGCCTACTGGCGGGCGGATAACTCGCGGTACCTTCGCCATAATTTCACCATCCGGAATGTTTTCTAGCGCTTGTTCGACGATTTTCAAACTTTCCCGCATCTCGTCAATCCGTACTTTATATCGGTCGTAACAATCGCCGGTTTCTCCGGTGGGAATATTAAAGTTAAACCTGGGATAAATTGAATACGGTTCGTTTTTCCGCAAATCCCATTTAACACCGGAGGCGCGAAGATTCGGACCGGTAACTCCATAATTTATTGCCATATCTTTTGGTAAAATGCCAATTCCTTTTGTTCGATTAACGAAAATAACATTATCGCTTAATAAATCCTCATATTCTTTAATTCGCGAACGACAATAAGCGATACACTTTTGCGCGTGTTCAATAAATCCTTGCGGTAAATCAAAGCGGACGCCGCCGATGCGAAAATAGTTATACGTTAATCGAGCGCCGCAAGTCATCTCAAACAAATCGATAATTTTTTCCCGCTCCCGGAAGCAATAGAGTAACGGGGTCCAAGCGCCAAGATCGAGTGCATAGGTTCCAAGCCAAACTAAATGACTCGCAATACGGTTTAATTCGCACATAATCACGCGGATATATTCCGCACGTTCCGGAACCTGAATTCCCGCCAATTTTTCTACTGCCATACAATATCCCATATTCATATTCATTGACGCCAGATAATCTAGCCGGTCAGAATATGGAACATACATCGTATAGGTTCGGTTTTCTGCAATTTTTTCATGATTTCGATGCAGATAACCGATATAAGGAGTAACCTGTTTAATCACTTCGCCATCGAGTTTAAGGAGTAACCGCAGAACCCCATGTGTACTCGGATGCTGCGGTCCCATATTCACTTCAAACTCTTCGGTTTCGATATCTGACACCAAAACGTCTGGACACGGTTCAGTTATACGGTTTTTTTCTGATTTAGTCATTCTCATCAAATAAGGTACTTTTAAATGTTAAATTTCAAATGTATGCCAAATGATTTAATGCTAAAAAGATTGATATTAGAACTTTAACCTTAGGTACTGATTTTACATTTAATATCAGGCATTTGACATTATATTATTTAGTTAATTTTACCATTCCTTCTCGATTATAATCCTTCCGGAGCGGATATCCTACCCAATCATCCGGCATAAGAATCCGCCGCAAATCCGGATGCCCGAGAAAAACGATACCAAATAAATCATATACTTCTCGTTCATGCCAGTCTGCGGTTCGCCATAATGTTGATACGGTCGGAATTTTCGGGTCAGTTCGCGGAGTTTGCACTTTCAAAGTTACTTTATGCAAATGAATCATGGAAAACAGATGGTATACAACCTCGAGGTTTTCCCCGCGGTCAACACCACTTAAACACATCAGACTATCAAACGCTAAATCTGAAGTTTCTTTCAGATAGAGACAGATGGGATAAATACTATTCGCAGGAACAATCATCGCCTGAGTTGCATCTATACGCAATGGCGTCTGCGGGAAAGCGGTTTGTAATCGAGTTAAAATATCTTGTGGTTCCATTTGACTACTTCACCACAAAGGCACCAAGCCGTCCGAAGCGGAGTTATACTAAATTTTTATTTTTATTGCTAATGTTTGTTGGTGTACTTTGTGTCTTGGTGGTAGAAAATTTTTTATTTTTTAGATCTAATCGTTTCTTTTTTTATTTTTTCCTGTAACTGCATTAAGCCATAGAGCAATGTTTCTGGTCGAGGCGGACAGCCGGGAATATATACATCTACCGGAACCACCAAATCTACTCCTTTAACCACACAATATGAATCATGGTAAAACGGTCCACCGGAAATTGCACAGCTTCCCATTGCCATAACGTATTTCGGTTCCGGCATTTGTTCATAAAGCCGTTTTAATCGAGAAGCCATTTTCTCGTTTACAGTTCCAGCGACAATCATCACATCTGCTTGTCGGGGGGTTGCGCGATACAATCCCGCACCGAATCGGTCAATATCATACCGGGATGCGCCAGTACAAAGCATTTCAATCGCACAACACGCCAAGCCGAAGGTTAACGGCCATAATGATGACCGTTTTCCCCAGTTGAGAATGAAATCCGCTGGAACGATGACCACATTTCCCCCGGGAACTTTATCAAGTATATCAGCTACTTTATTGATTACAGCCACTCTAACGCTCCTTTTTTCCACGCATACGCTAAACCAATGATAAGAATCGCAATAAATAGCATCATTTCAAGATACGCAAACCAGCCAAGCGATTTGAATACTACCGCCCAAGGTATGATGAATAACGCTTCAACGTCAAAAATAACGAAAATTAATGCAATCACATAGTACCGAACATTAAACTGGAACCGTGACCCGCCGATGGTTTTCTCGCCGCATTCATATGGGATAGTTTTCTCGCCGACAATTTTTTTTGGGCGAAGCAACCAAGAGGTAATAAATGCGGCTATCGGGAATATAATGCCGACAATAAAAAACACGCCGAGAAGCGCGTAGTCAGTGAGCATAATTTATCCTTATTTTTAGTTAGATAAGGTTAAATATTATATCGTAATATGATATTCCTGTCAAAGAGGATATATACCGATTTCATCTAAATCTCAGCAAGTAGATTTCAGTT encodes:
- the nuoB gene encoding NADH-quinone oxidoreductase subunit NuoB, whose translation is MLDKVPGGNVVIVPADFILNWGKRSSLWPLTFGLACCAIEMLCTGASRYDIDRFGAGLYRATPRQADVMIVAGTVNEKMASRLKRLYEQMPEPKYVMAMGSCAISGGPFYHDSYCVVKGVDLVVPVDVYIPGCPPRPETLLYGLMQLQEKIKKETIRSKK
- the ndhC gene encoding NADH-quinone oxidoreductase subunit A, whose protein sequence is MLTDYALLGVFFIVGIIFPIAAFITSWLLRPKKIVGEKTIPYECGEKTIGGSRFQFNVRYYVIALIFVIFDVEALFIIPWAVVFKSLGWFAYLEMMLFIAILIIGLAYAWKKGALEWL
- a CDS encoding NADH-quinone oxidoreductase subunit D, whose translation is MTKSEKNRITEPCPDVLVSDIETEEFEVNMGPQHPSTHGVLRLLLKLDGEVIKQVTPYIGYLHRNHEKIAENRTYTMYVPYSDRLDYLASMNMNMGYCMAVEKLAGIQVPERAEYIRVIMCELNRIASHLVWLGTYALDLGAWTPLLYCFREREKIIDLFEMTCGARLTYNYFRIGGVRFDLPQGFIEHAQKCIAYCRSRIKEYEDLLSDNVIFVNRTKGIGILPKDMAINYGVTGPNLRASGVKWDLRKNEPYSIYPRFNFNIPTGETGDCYDRYKVRIDEMRESLKIVEQALENIPDGEIMAKVPRVIRPPVGELYFRTEAPRGEIGFYIISDGTPKPYRLKIRSACFSNLSVLPEIAKGWKVADIVAIGGSLDMVMGELDR
- the nuoH gene encoding NADH-quinone oxidoreductase subunit NuoH → MVDLQRLAITILNLVRDICTENGLPPVLTEWIVFGTDVAFMFLVAGVIAAFIAIHGFFVIWMERKVSAHIQSRLGPMRVGYHGILQSIADTIKLLLKENIMPEKVDKLPYLAAPVVVMFPAFMAFLVIPFDKGLIPKDLNLGLLYILAIGSIAVIGIFMAGWSSYNKYSLIGGMRTVAQIVSYEVPLLLSVISVVMMVGSLSMVSIVEAQKSAWFIFIQPLAFIIYFIAATAETNRTPFDIPEAESELVAGFHTEYSGMKFAIFFVAEYTNIFTVSAIATTLFFGGWQGPFFPSIIWFLLKTYFLVFVLMWFRWTFPRVRVDQMMTFGWKVLTPLAFMNIAITGLLMLIFNK
- a CDS encoding NADH-quinone oxidoreductase subunit C, translated to MIVPANSIYPICLYLKETSDLAFDSLMCLSGVDRGENLEVVYHLFSMIHLHKVTLKVQTPRTDPKIPTVSTLWRTADWHEREVYDLFGIVFLGHPDLRRILMPDDWVGYPLRKDYNREGMVKLTK